One region of Miscanthus floridulus cultivar M001 chromosome 19, ASM1932011v1, whole genome shotgun sequence genomic DNA includes:
- the LOC136526980 gene encoding uncharacterized protein isoform X3 yields the protein MKTRIVYSRDFLLSFGELEHCKKLPPGFDTALLSELQELSAGVLERNKGYYNTSQGRPDGSGGGYTYSSRGGNTGGRWDTRSSGSSDRDGELPDRESQTQAGRGGNQYRRNWQNTEHDGLLGSGGFPRPSGYAGQLSSKDHGNAPQLNRTSERYQPPRPYKAAPFSRKDIDSMNDETFGSSELSNEDRAEEERKRRASFELMRKEQHKAIQGKKSGPDILKENPSDDIISQLQTSTAKANAKTKNEKLDGSAVSLYQEDTTKPSSVLLAPAARPLVPPGFATAFADKKLQPQSSNIAHEPKLGGQLEGDQSATEFTSESKEKGISNNVAIMGPKHTLPAGGVTSSAELPSSILKGSEDWEADVMDKYSIGKEGKSKNIDPVRKDDSVSILEQFFGNVLSKSGSNLPTYVENHPLKTDDDMIAASVPESSKFARWFLDEELKSAEDLSSKSLLSMIVKNENPGPENIVHAPLSDAAVQNLSPRAPIDKLDSGSKLTSFTSPTPADGILEQYIHPDIPEAVPVMMTCEDLEQTMLAQVSNSSSPQINATKEQPTVMDEQVAMQKVAVDNHASQHLLSLLQKGTDNKGAPLLGFQRGSTDEPQSVGANLMANGGISGSDPVNSVDNVPTSGKNLTLEALFGAAFMNELHSKDAPISIRGSTTGGPTEFAETGKTLLSSSHEGYYPAEDAAFPREPGIEHSAVPGLNQGSASFDKKGMEIHLPEEDNLFTMSDSLPGQNSDILASVGSSRVEGLLPEKALDDLRYRFQRLVPGDAEHIQVLGPDAPGSHPRDHCYQVDSQNLYHLLQGRPPMMAPRPMMDHIVNRKQPASFDMQQSIHHDSHRSFPSNVNPMHHNLHGPGVPHLDPNAHIMLQHLSMPGRFPPEGLPRGVPPSQPVHHMAGYRPEMGNVNNFHMHPRQPNYGEFGLMMPGPSGSEVRGNHPEAFERLIQMEMSARSKQQQVHHPAMAGGRVPSGMYGHELDAKLRYR from the exons ATGAAGACGAGGATAGTGTACTCCAGGGATTTTCTGCTGTCGTTTGGCGAGTTGGAGCATTGCAAGAAGCTGCCCCCTGGCTTTGATACAGCGCTTCTTAG TGAGCTGCAGGAGCTGTCAGCGGGCGTGCTTGAGAGAAACAAGGGCTACTACAATACATCCCAGGGACGGCCAGACGGGTCGGGGGGAGGATATACTTACTCTTCTCGTGGTGGGAACACTGGAGGGAGGTGGGACACTCGCTCATCTGGATCAAGCGATCGGGATGGGGAGTTACCCGATCGCGAGTCTCAGACACAGG CAGGGCGTGGTGGAAACCAGTACAGACGCAATTGGCAGAACACGGAGCATGATGGCCTACTGGGAAGTGGCGGTTTCCCTAGGCCATCAGGATATGCTGGGCAGTTGTCGTCAAAGGATCATGGCAATGCGCCTCAGCTAAACAGGACATCGGAACGCTACCAGCCACCACGTCCTTACAAG GCTGCTCCTTTTTCGCGGAAAGACATTGACTCAATGAATGATGAGACATTTGGGTCTTCTGAATTATCAAATGAGGATAGAGCagaagaagaaaggaagcggAGGG CATCTTTTGAGTTGATGagaaaagagcaacacaaagcaATTCAAGGAAAGAAGAGTGGTCCTGATATCCTGAAGGAGAATCCCAGTGATGATATCATTTCACAGTTACAGACATCTACTGCAAAGGCAAATGCCAAAACTAAAAATGAGAAGTTAGATGGTTCCGCAGTATCCTTGTATCAGGAAGATACCACTAAACCATCTTCAGTTCTACTAGCTCCTGCTGCCAGGCCGCTTGTCCCGCCGGGTTTTGCAACTGCATTTGCGGACAAGAAACTTCAGCCACAGTCGTCTAACATCGCACATGAGCCGAAG CTTGGTGGTCAGCTAGAGGGTGACCAGTCAGCAACAGAGTTCACATCTGAAAGTAAAGAGAAGGGAATTTCCAATAACGTTGCTATTATGGGTCCAAAGCACACGCTTCCAGCTGGTGGTGTTACCTCTTCAGCTGAATTGCCTTCTAGCATTCTGAAAGGGAGCGAGGATTGGGAAGCTGATGTAATGGATAAGTATTCTATTGGAAAAGAAGGCAAATCTAAAAATATTGATCCAGTTAGGAAGGATGATTCAGTATCAATCTTAGAACAGTTCTTTGGCAATGTTTTATCGAAAAGCGGCAGTAACCTACCTACTTATGTTGAG AACCATCCATTGAAAACTGATGATGACATGATTGCTGCTTCTGTGCCAGAATCATCCAAATTTGCTCGCTGGTTTCTTGATGAAG AGTTGAAATCTGCAGAAGACTTATCTTCAAAGAGCCTGCTCTCCATGATTGTCAAAAATGAAAATCCAGGTCCAGAAAATATAGTCCATGCTCCTTTATCTGATGCTGCTGTCCAGAATTTATCGCCAAGAGCACCTATTGATAAACTTGATTCTGGATCAAAGCTTACCTCATTTACATCCCCTACGCCTGCCGATGGAATTCTTGAACAATACATCCATCCTGATATTCCAGAGGCAGTTCCTGTTATGATGACATGTGAGGATCTTGAGCAGACAATGTTAGCACAGGTTAGCAATAGCAGCTCACCTCAGATAAATGCTACAAAGGAGCAACCGACTGTTATGGATGAGCAAGTTGCCATGCAGAAAGTAGCTGTAGATAATCATGCATCACAGCATCTTCTTTCATTGTTGCAAAAAGGAACAGATAATAAGGGAGCACCTTTGCTGGGTTTCCAGAGAGGATCAACTGATGAACCTCAGAGTGTTGGCGCAAATTTAATGGCCAATGGTGGAATATCTGGAAGTGATCCGGTTAACAGTGTTGACAACGTTCCTACTTCTGGGAAGAACTTGACATTGGAAGCGTTATTCGGGGCTGCATTTATGAATGAGCTCCACTCGAAAGATGCACCAATTTCTATTCGAGGATCCACAACTGGTGGTCCTACTGAGTTTGCAGAGACGGGTAAAACTCTATTGTCATCTAGCCATGAAGGATACTACCCTGCTGAAGATGCTGCTTTCCCTCGAGAACCAGGTATCGAGCATTCAGCAGTACCTGGTCTAAATCAGGGGAGTGCTAGTTTTGACAAGAAAGGAATGGAAATTCATCTGCCTGAAGAAGATAATTTGTTTACCATGAGTGACTCTCTGCCTGGTCAAAATTCTGATATTTTGGCATCAGTAGGATCCAGCAGGGTTGAAGGGCTATTGCCTGAAAAGGCACTTGATGACCTCAGGTATAGGTTTCAACGTCTTGTGCCTGGAGATGCAGAACACATTCAAGTACTTGGTCCTGATGCACCTGGATCTCATCCTCGTGACCATTGTTATCAGGTTGATTCTCAGAATCTGTATCATCTTCTACAGGGTAGGCCTCCTATGATGGCACCTCGCCCTATGATGGATCACATTGTTAATAGGAAACAGCCAGCTTCATTTGATATGCAACAGTCGATACACCATGATTCTCACCGTTCTTTCCCATCTAATGTGAATCCTATGCATCATAATCTTCATGGGCCAGGGGTCCCTCACTTGGACCCGAATGCACATATTATGCTACAACACTTGTCCATGCCTGGAAGATTTCCTCCAGAAGGCTTGCCAAGAGGTGTCCCGCCATCTCAGCCTGTGCATCACATGGCTGGTTATAGACCTGAGATGGGCAATGTAAATAATTTCCATATGCACCCTCGCCAGCCCAACTATGGAGAGTTTGGATTGATGATGCCAG GCCCATCAGGCTCAGAGGTGAGAGGCAATCATCCAGAGGCATTTGAAAGGTTGATCCAGATGGAGATGTCAGCCAGATCGAAGCAACAGCAGGTGCACCACCCAGCAATGGCTGGAGGCCGCGTACCTAGTGGGATGTATGGGCATGAGCTTGATGCGAAGTTAAGATACAGATGA
- the LOC136526980 gene encoding uncharacterized protein isoform X1, giving the protein MKTRIVYSRDFLLSFGELEHCKKLPPGFDTALLSELQELSAGVLERNKGYYNTSQGRPDGSGGGYTYSSRGGNTGGRWDTRSSGSSDRDGELPDRESQTQAGRGGNQYRRNWQNTEHDGLLGSGGFPRPSGYAGQLSSKDHGNAPQLNRTSERYQPPRPYKAAPFSRKDIDSMNDETFGSSELSNEDRAEEERKRRASFELMRKEQHKAIQGKKSGPDILKENPSDDIISQLQTSTAKANAKTKNEKLDGSAVSLYQEDTTKPSSVLLAPAARPLVPPGFATAFADKKLQPQSSNIAHEPKCHNATTEANMLTVAQLGGQLEGDQSATEFTSESKEKGISNNVAIMGPKHTLPAGGVTSSAELPSSILKGSEDWEADVMDKYSIGKEGKSKNIDPVRKDDSVSILEQFFGNVLSKSGSNLPTYVENHPLKTDDDMIAASVPESSKFARWFLDEELKSAEDLSSKSLLSMIVKNENPGPENIVHAPLSDAAVQNLSPRAPIDKLDSGSKLTSFTSPTPADGILEQYIHPDIPEAVPVMMTCEDLEQTMLAQVSNSSSPQINATKEQPTVMDEQVAMQKVAVDNHASQHLLSLLQKGTDNKGAPLLGFQRGSTDEPQSVGANLMANGGISGSDPVNSVDNVPTSGKNLTLEALFGAAFMNELHSKDAPISIRGSTTGGPTEFAETGKTLLSSSHEGYYPAEDAAFPREPGIEHSAVPGLNQGSASFDKKGMEIHLPEEDNLFTMSDSLPGQNSDILASVGSSRVEGLLPEKALDDLRYRFQRLVPGDAEHIQVLGPDAPGSHPRDHCYQVDSQNLYHLLQGRPPMMAPRPMMDHIVNRKQPASFDMQQSIHHDSHRSFPSNVNPMHHNLHGPGVPHLDPNAHIMLQHLSMPGRFPPEGLPRGVPPSQPVHHMAGYRPEMGNVNNFHMHPRQPNYGEFGLMMPGPSGSEVRGNHPEAFERLIQMEMSARSKQQQVHHPAMAGGRVPSGMYGHELDAKLRYR; this is encoded by the exons ATGAAGACGAGGATAGTGTACTCCAGGGATTTTCTGCTGTCGTTTGGCGAGTTGGAGCATTGCAAGAAGCTGCCCCCTGGCTTTGATACAGCGCTTCTTAG TGAGCTGCAGGAGCTGTCAGCGGGCGTGCTTGAGAGAAACAAGGGCTACTACAATACATCCCAGGGACGGCCAGACGGGTCGGGGGGAGGATATACTTACTCTTCTCGTGGTGGGAACACTGGAGGGAGGTGGGACACTCGCTCATCTGGATCAAGCGATCGGGATGGGGAGTTACCCGATCGCGAGTCTCAGACACAGG CAGGGCGTGGTGGAAACCAGTACAGACGCAATTGGCAGAACACGGAGCATGATGGCCTACTGGGAAGTGGCGGTTTCCCTAGGCCATCAGGATATGCTGGGCAGTTGTCGTCAAAGGATCATGGCAATGCGCCTCAGCTAAACAGGACATCGGAACGCTACCAGCCACCACGTCCTTACAAG GCTGCTCCTTTTTCGCGGAAAGACATTGACTCAATGAATGATGAGACATTTGGGTCTTCTGAATTATCAAATGAGGATAGAGCagaagaagaaaggaagcggAGGG CATCTTTTGAGTTGATGagaaaagagcaacacaaagcaATTCAAGGAAAGAAGAGTGGTCCTGATATCCTGAAGGAGAATCCCAGTGATGATATCATTTCACAGTTACAGACATCTACTGCAAAGGCAAATGCCAAAACTAAAAATGAGAAGTTAGATGGTTCCGCAGTATCCTTGTATCAGGAAGATACCACTAAACCATCTTCAGTTCTACTAGCTCCTGCTGCCAGGCCGCTTGTCCCGCCGGGTTTTGCAACTGCATTTGCGGACAAGAAACTTCAGCCACAGTCGTCTAACATCGCACATGAGCCGAAG TGTCATAATGCTACTACTGAGGCTAACATGTTGACTGTTGCACAGCTTGGTGGTCAGCTAGAGGGTGACCAGTCAGCAACAGAGTTCACATCTGAAAGTAAAGAGAAGGGAATTTCCAATAACGTTGCTATTATGGGTCCAAAGCACACGCTTCCAGCTGGTGGTGTTACCTCTTCAGCTGAATTGCCTTCTAGCATTCTGAAAGGGAGCGAGGATTGGGAAGCTGATGTAATGGATAAGTATTCTATTGGAAAAGAAGGCAAATCTAAAAATATTGATCCAGTTAGGAAGGATGATTCAGTATCAATCTTAGAACAGTTCTTTGGCAATGTTTTATCGAAAAGCGGCAGTAACCTACCTACTTATGTTGAG AACCATCCATTGAAAACTGATGATGACATGATTGCTGCTTCTGTGCCAGAATCATCCAAATTTGCTCGCTGGTTTCTTGATGAAG AGTTGAAATCTGCAGAAGACTTATCTTCAAAGAGCCTGCTCTCCATGATTGTCAAAAATGAAAATCCAGGTCCAGAAAATATAGTCCATGCTCCTTTATCTGATGCTGCTGTCCAGAATTTATCGCCAAGAGCACCTATTGATAAACTTGATTCTGGATCAAAGCTTACCTCATTTACATCCCCTACGCCTGCCGATGGAATTCTTGAACAATACATCCATCCTGATATTCCAGAGGCAGTTCCTGTTATGATGACATGTGAGGATCTTGAGCAGACAATGTTAGCACAGGTTAGCAATAGCAGCTCACCTCAGATAAATGCTACAAAGGAGCAACCGACTGTTATGGATGAGCAAGTTGCCATGCAGAAAGTAGCTGTAGATAATCATGCATCACAGCATCTTCTTTCATTGTTGCAAAAAGGAACAGATAATAAGGGAGCACCTTTGCTGGGTTTCCAGAGAGGATCAACTGATGAACCTCAGAGTGTTGGCGCAAATTTAATGGCCAATGGTGGAATATCTGGAAGTGATCCGGTTAACAGTGTTGACAACGTTCCTACTTCTGGGAAGAACTTGACATTGGAAGCGTTATTCGGGGCTGCATTTATGAATGAGCTCCACTCGAAAGATGCACCAATTTCTATTCGAGGATCCACAACTGGTGGTCCTACTGAGTTTGCAGAGACGGGTAAAACTCTATTGTCATCTAGCCATGAAGGATACTACCCTGCTGAAGATGCTGCTTTCCCTCGAGAACCAGGTATCGAGCATTCAGCAGTACCTGGTCTAAATCAGGGGAGTGCTAGTTTTGACAAGAAAGGAATGGAAATTCATCTGCCTGAAGAAGATAATTTGTTTACCATGAGTGACTCTCTGCCTGGTCAAAATTCTGATATTTTGGCATCAGTAGGATCCAGCAGGGTTGAAGGGCTATTGCCTGAAAAGGCACTTGATGACCTCAGGTATAGGTTTCAACGTCTTGTGCCTGGAGATGCAGAACACATTCAAGTACTTGGTCCTGATGCACCTGGATCTCATCCTCGTGACCATTGTTATCAGGTTGATTCTCAGAATCTGTATCATCTTCTACAGGGTAGGCCTCCTATGATGGCACCTCGCCCTATGATGGATCACATTGTTAATAGGAAACAGCCAGCTTCATTTGATATGCAACAGTCGATACACCATGATTCTCACCGTTCTTTCCCATCTAATGTGAATCCTATGCATCATAATCTTCATGGGCCAGGGGTCCCTCACTTGGACCCGAATGCACATATTATGCTACAACACTTGTCCATGCCTGGAAGATTTCCTCCAGAAGGCTTGCCAAGAGGTGTCCCGCCATCTCAGCCTGTGCATCACATGGCTGGTTATAGACCTGAGATGGGCAATGTAAATAATTTCCATATGCACCCTCGCCAGCCCAACTATGGAGAGTTTGGATTGATGATGCCAG GCCCATCAGGCTCAGAGGTGAGAGGCAATCATCCAGAGGCATTTGAAAGGTTGATCCAGATGGAGATGTCAGCCAGATCGAAGCAACAGCAGGTGCACCACCCAGCAATGGCTGGAGGCCGCGTACCTAGTGGGATGTATGGGCATGAGCTTGATGCGAAGTTAAGATACAGATGA